The genome window CCAGTGGGGGATGACCATCGACCTCGAGCGCTGTGACGGCTGTCTCAGCTGCGTGACAGCGTGTGCCGACGAGAACCAGCTCGATGCGGGCGTCAACTGGATGTACGTCTTCGAGTACGACGACCCGGACAACGAGGAAGGGACGGACTCCTCGCTCGCTCGCGCCGCTGGTCCGGCCGCAAACCGCATGGTTCGACCGTGCCAGCACTGTACGGACGCGCCGTGTGAGAAGGTCTGTCCGACGACGGCCCGTCACACGCGGGACTCGGACGGGCTCGTCCTGACCGACTACGACGTCTGTATCGGCTGCCGATACTGTCAGGTCGCTTGCCCGTACGGCGTCAACTACTTCCAGTGGGACGAACCGGACGTCCCGACGGACGCCATCGCAGAACACTACGAGGAGATGGACATGGGCGACCACATGACCGACGAGCGTGGTCGCTGGGTCGACAGCCGTGCCCCGCGTGGTGTGATGAGCAAGTGTACGATGTGCCCGACTCGCCAGGACGGCGACATGGGCGACGACTTCGTCGGCACGACCGCGTGTTTCGACGCCTGTCCGCCGGACGCAATCCAGTTTGGCAACGTCAACGACGAAACGAGCGACCCGAAGAAGTACGCCGCCAATCCGAGCCGCGGCCGAACGCTCTCTTCGCTCTCCGTTCCGGCCGCCAGCGCACTCGAGGAAGACCTCGAAGGGGCCGACGACGACCTCGAGTCCGTCCTCGACGCCGCAGAGGACCTCGACGAGGAGACGCTGGCACTGTTGCTCGCCGTCGAGATGACCGGCGAGAACATGGGCGAAGCGCCCGAGGGCGAACAGAGTATCATGGCCGAGTACGAACAGGAGGTCCTCGACGCGCTCGAGGCCCTCGAAAACCACGGCCTCGACCTTGAGGACGAAGACCTCCTCGAGGAACTCGACCTCGAAGGTGGCGAAGGCGACGCACAGGTCGTCCTCGAGCGATTTGCGGGTGCCCCCTCCTCGAGTTACAAGCTGCTCGAGGACATCGGTACCAACCCGAACATCCAGTATCTCGGAAACCAGCCCGGTGCACGTGCAGAACAACGTGAGCCGACCGGGACGGGTGTCGAGTACGAGGCCCTCGGTTACGAGCAGGTCACCGGTGATCAGGTCGAACTCGTCGACAACCGCAAGGACGTCCTCGACGAGGAAACCGTTGGCTGGACGGGTGGTTCCCTATGAGCACCAAGACGCCGACCGAGGCGGACATTCTGCGGCCGATCAAAAACACCTCGAAAGCGTACTTCGTACTCTTTGCTGTCGCGGGGCTGGCGTTCGCCACCTTCCTCGCCGGCTGGGCGTACCAGCTTCAGCAAGGGATGGTCGTCACCGGCCTCTCCGACTGGGGAACCGGTGGCGGCGTCACGTGGGGGCTGTACATCGGCGCGTTCATCTGGTGGGTCGGGATCGCTCACGGCGGTATCATCCTCTCGGCTGCCGTTCGTCTGCTCGGGATGGATCGGTACATGCCAGTCGCCCGACTCGCAGAGATGCTCACGCTCGCCGGTCTTTCGGCGGCCGGCTTCTACGTTATCGTCCACATGGGCCGTCCGGACCGGATGGTCACCAGTGTTCTCGGCCACTACCACATCACAGTCAACAACTCGCCGCTCGTGTGGGACGTGACCGTCATTACGGCGTATTTCGTCTTGACGGCGACGTATCTCGCACTCACGCTTCGGTACGACATTACGCGCCTGCGTGACGACCTGCCGAACATCTTCGAACCGGTCTACAAGATGATGACCATCGGTTACACGAAGAAAGAAGACGAGGTCATCGACCGGATGGTCTGGTGGGTCGCACTCGCGATCATCATCATGGCACCGCTTCTGCTCCACGGCGGTGTGATCCCGTGGCTGTTCGCACTGCTGCCGACGTATCCCAGCTGGTTCGGCGGCATCCAGGGCCCACAGTTCCTCACTATCGCACTCACGTCCGCGATCAGTGGCGTGATCATCCTCTCGTATGCGTTCCGACGTGCGTACAACTGGGACCACATCATCACTGACGACGTCTTCCGCGGACTGCTCCTGTGGCTTGGGTTCTTCTCCCTGCTGTTCCTCTGGCTGCAGCTCCAGCAGCTCGCCGTGGGTAACTTCTTCCCGCCAGTCGACGCTCAGCCGTCGTCCGCATCGAAGCTCTCGCATCCGATGTACGTCATCCCGATGCTGATGGTCGTCGGCGTGTTGGCGTTCATCTTCGCGACCGTCCTTCGACCGTCGCTGTTCACGAAAGCCCGCGCCATCGGCGCTGCCCTCCTCGTGCTGGCCGCGACGTTGGTCGAGAAGACGTACTTCGTCCTCTCGGGTCTCTGGTACCCAACGTTCAGCATCTACGAGGCCACGCCCGGTGACTACTTCCCGAGCTGGATCGAACTCTCGTCGATCCTGGGAACCATCGGAATGGTGACGCTGTTCTTCCTCGTCGTCACCAAGGTCGTTCCAGTCGTTGAACTCCACGCAATCGAGCATCTGCGCGGCGACCACGGCCACGGCCACGACGAGGCCGTTGAAAGCGCAACCGAGCAGGAGGTGGAAGCATGAGCGCACTCTCACCCGCACTCGAGGCGCTCCTCTACGCCGGTATCGGCGGCACGGAGGGACTGACCGGCTTCCCGAACATCGGAACCTATCTGATCTTCGGAGTCGTCCTCGTTCCCGTCTACGTCATGATCGTCGCCTGGTTCCTCGGAGATCCAAGCGACGCCAAAACGGGCGTGATGGGCGTCGTCTACCTCGTCGGTATCACCCTCGGAATGTGGGTCCCGATGTTCTTCCTGACGATGCTTATCGGGATCATCTTCTTCGGCGGGGTACCGGAACCGCTCGCCTCACCCGGCCCGTAAGCCGACTCCGGTCTTTCGGATTTTTCGGTACTCGAACTCGATTCTCACTCGCTTGTCGTTGCAAGCGCTCGAGCGAGGCGTCAACGGCTCGAGACGCCGACTACCCAGTATGACATTACATAACGTGCATGCACGCCAATGCACTACCACCTCCTCGGTCGGGATAGAGTTCGGCATATGAGTTCATACGCGGTCCTCGAATCGGTGCTGTACCACGGCTACGAGGGGACCGCAGGGGTCACTGGCTTTCCGAACACCGGGACGTGGCTGATCTTCGGGGTCGTGCTGGTGCCGATCTACGCGATGGTCGTCGCGTGGTTTACGGGTACGCCTCGCGATACGAAAACCGGACTCCTCGGCGTCTCTTATCTCGTTGGACTGGTGACCTCGATGTGGGTCGGGATGTTCGTTCTCACCGTCCTCATCGGGATCGTCTTCTTTGGCGGACCGCCCGAACCGATCGGCTCGGTCGGCCCACCCTGACGAATCCGGCTTCGTGCAGCCGCTGGTGGCACGTGCCGGCCCAAACCATCACACGTATCCCGTTCGGTCCCCTCCCTCCCGGTAGCACACTTATTGGATTATGAGCATCACCGAACACGAATTCAAGATCAAACTCGAGGAGGTCGAAGACCCCGATATCGGCGAGGATATCGTCACGCTGGGACTGGTCAACGACGTCGCGATCGAGGACGAGACGGCTCGCATCTCGCTCGCATTGAACGCACCGTACGCTCCCTCGGAGATGGAACTGGGCAATCAAATTCGGGAGCTCTGTGACGAGGTCGGTCTCGAGGCCGATCTGCGTGCCCACGTCGGCGAAGAGCACGGGTTCGATGACACGGTCCTCCCGCAAGTCCGAAACGTCATCGCGGTTTCTTCAGGGAAAGGCGGCGTCGGCAAGACGACAGTGGCTGCGAACCTCGCGGCTGGCCTCGAGAAACGCGGCGCGATGGTCGGCATCCTAGACGCCGACATCCACGGGCCGAACGTCCCACGAATCCTGCCCGTCGAGGGTGAACCCGGTGTCATGCCGAACGAAGACATCGTTCCGCCACGATCCGACGGCGTCCGCGTCATCAGCATGGGATTCATGATGGAAGACGACGACGACCCCGCGATCCTCCGGGGTCCGATGGTCAACAAATTCATGCTCAAATTCCTCGAGGGCGTCGAGTGGGGCCGACTCGATTACCTCATCGTCGACCTGCCCCCGGGAACCGGTGACGCGACGCTCAACCTGTTGCAGTCGATGCCGGTCACTGGCTCGGTCGTCGTCACGACGCCACAGGAGATGGCTCTCGACGACACCCGAAAAGGTGTCCAGATGTTCCAAAAACACGAGACGCCGGTGCTCGGCGTCGTCGAGAACATGAGTTCGTTCATCTGTCCAAGCTGTGGCGACGAACACGGGCTGTTCGGAACCGAGGGGGCGGACGGGATCGTCGACAAATACGACGTCCCGCTGCTCGGTCGGATCCCGATTCACCCGGACTTCGGTGCCGACGGCACCTCGGGTCCGATCGTCAAAGACGACGACAGCGAGGTTCAAGACCACATCGAGGAGGTCGTCGGCGAGATCGCCGACCGGATCGGCGAGACGAACCGCCGCACAGTCGCCGAACACACACCCGACGAACCGTTCGATACGCTGCCGACCGAGACGGAAGACTAACCGTCTCATCCGGCTTCACTGGGGCCGCACCCTCCGCATATATCCCGTTTTTCTCTTCTCGTCTGCCCGCAGCGACGGGTAGGTAGGTGACCTCGAGCGGGCGCATCACTGGATCTGTGGAACCGTTCGTGCGACCGTTTACGTGACTCGAGGGCGAACCGGTGGCTATGTCGCTCGATCGTTACGCCGACGCGCTTGCCGACCTCGAGCCAGCCGAGGGGGACCTCGAGAGTACCGAACTCGTCGTCACCGACGACGTCCTGGTCAAGGCGTTCGCGCTTGGTCCGGGGGCTGAACTCGAGGCGCACGAACACGGAGACAGTACGAACGTCTTCCACGTACTCTCGGGGACAGTCACCGTCGTGCAAGACGAAACAACAGACCGAGTCGAAGCACCGGGTGTCGTTCTCAACGAGCGTGGAGTCGTCCACGGTGCGCGAAACGAGACCGACGAGACGGTCGTGTTTACCGCGAGTCTCTGTCCGTTGCCGTCCTGACCGGGTCGTCGAGTAATGACTCAATGTACTTCGTGACGTGATCGCCGATCCGTCGTTTGTAGCCGTTCTGACGGGCGAGTCGGTCGAGTTCACGGGCGACGAGGCTCCCGTACTGGACGGCTTTTTTGTTCCGGTCAGTGACTTCTTCCGGGAGGTACCGGCCCGCAACGCGACGGAAGCCGCGCTTTCGACGCTCCTCGTCGGCGAGCAACGCGTCGGGAAGCCGGAGTGCGGCGTCGACGACGGCGTCGTAGAGCAGTGGCGCGACGGGCTCGAGGCCGGTCGCCTCGATGGCGAGGACGTCCCGCGGGAGCTGATCGGGCAGCGTCAGGATGCTCTCGCGGACTGCGCCACGGGTGGTGTCGGCGTCGACGCGATGGTCGAGGTGGACGACCTTCTCGTAGCCGCCAAACAGTTCGTCGGCACCCTGGCCGACCGCCAGCGCGTCGTAGCCGTCGGCGGCGACGCGTTCGCCGACCAGAGACAGCGGCAGGGCGATCTGGACGTCCATCGCGTTCGTTCGACCGATCGCCCGCGCGACGGCCGGGACCGCCCGCTCGAGGTCAGCGGGCTCGAGCTCGACGACCGTTAGCTCCCGATCCATCGCTGCGGCGGCGCTCCGGGCGGCCTCGACGTCGTGGCTGTCCGGAAAGCCGACGACGTAAAGCGGTGCGTCGAGCCGTTCGGCGACGAGCGCGGAGTCGACCCCGCCGGAGAAGGCGACCGCCACGTCGCGGTCGTCGGCTCGAACCGTGTCGGTCGCGGTTCGGATCGCCCGATCGAGAGACTCGAGTGCGGCGTCCGGGTCGGCTTCGGGGTCGGGCTCCGGGAGCCGCCAGCGCCGTTCGAAGGCGGACGTCGGACTCTTCGAGTGGAGTCGAGAGACGTCACCTGCGAGCGTCTCGAGGGAGGTCGCAGTGCCCGCAGGTACGAGGACGGGATCTTCGAGGTCGGTCGGCTCGAACGCCCACCCGTCCGAGACGGAGACCTGACCGCTGCGATCGACGAACAGCGGGACGCGCCCGAGCACGTCCCGGACGAGCAGCCCGTCGACGACTCCCGCGAACCCGGCTCCGCCGGGGAGGGGGTCGCCGGTCTCGAGTGCCCCGCGGACGACGGACGGACTCGAGCCGCGGAGACTCATTCGAAGAGGCCAACGAGCCCACTTCTGACTCGTCGGGAGACGCCGCCGGCGGCCTGCCGGAAGCTGATGTGCCACGGCGTTCGTTTTCCTTCGACCGACGTTTTGCCCTCGCGGATGGCCTCGAGGATGGCGTCGGCGGAGCGGTCGTCGGCGTCGACCCGGGTGATCGCCTGGCCAACCATCTCGCTGATGTGGGCGTCGCTGCCCGCGGTCATCGGCATGTCTCGTCGTTTGGCGAACCGTCTGGCCTGGCGGTTCGCCCGACCCGTGAGCAACCGGGAGTTGTACACTTCGATCGCGTCCCCCTTCTCGAGGTCGTCGCGGGTAACTCGGGCCATCACGCCGTGTCGGGACTCCTGGAACGGGTGTGGGATGACTGCGAGCCCGCCCTGGGCGTGGATTGCGTCGATCGTCGACTCGTAAGAGAGCCCAGCCGGGACTGCCTCCTCGAGCCCGAAGCCGAGGATGTGTCCAGCCTTGCTCGAGATCTCCATTCCGGGGATGCCGACGAGTCCGTACTCCGGCGCTCGCCGGACGGCCTCGAGGCTGGCGTCGATCTCGTCGTGGTCCGTAATCGCGATCGCGTCGAGACCGACGGCTTCGGCCTGTTCTAAGATGAGCTCGACGGGGTCCCGGCCGTCGTACGACAGCGCCGAGTGGACGTGGAGTTCGACCGACAGCACAGCCGTATATTTTCCACGCCTGATCAAAAGCACCTCGGTCCGGGACCTTGCGGAAACCGACCGCCGGTTGCCGCGGTGTGGTTGGCCAAAGCGAAGGCTGTCGAGCGGACCGATACTCGAGAGACAATACACGAACGTGTATATGGAAACCCCTTTACAGCCCGACTTCCACCACTAACGTGAATGAGTCTTGCCGATTCGGACCGCGAACTCGTCGTCGAGGAACTGAGGCGGGAGCCGACCCCGGCCGAGGCGGCGTTGTTCGAGAACCTCTGGAGCGAACACTGCGCGTACCGCTCCTCGAGACCGCTGCTGTCGGCGTTCGAGAGCGAGGGCGAGCAGGTCGTGATCGGGCCGGGTGACGACGCGGCGGTCGTTGCACTGCCCGACGCCGACGACGCAGGCGAGGACGAACGCACCTACATCACGATGGGGATCGAGAGCCACAACCACCCCTCCTACGTCGACCCGTTCGACGGCGCAGCGACCGGTGTCGGCGGGATCGTCCGCGACACGCTGTCGATGGGTGCCTATCCCATCGCGCTCGCGGACTCGCTGTACTTCGGAGAGTTCGACCGCGAACACTCGAAGTACCTTTTCGAGGGGGTCGTCGAGGGGATCAGCCACTACGGTAACTGTATCGGTGTCCCGACC of Natrarchaeobaculum sulfurireducens contains these proteins:
- a CDS encoding 4Fe-4S ferredoxin N-terminal domain-containing protein — protein: MSTDDESFHPLGAEWENDLEQMLDETEYDTDLGLEMAKDAMRVTKGELSEAEFHEKYHDDVMDEFGEDQRPTQEAYEEAQAVEEGTFSRMLDKFDGDGEDGRRDVMKKMGAGAAFVGLGAWTVTDDGQPEPEPGVAAAEEDDDGDGTQWGMTIDLERCDGCLSCVTACADENQLDAGVNWMYVFEYDDPDNEEGTDSSLARAAGPAANRMVRPCQHCTDAPCEKVCPTTARHTRDSDGLVLTDYDVCIGCRYCQVACPYGVNYFQWDEPDVPTDAIAEHYEEMDMGDHMTDERGRWVDSRAPRGVMSKCTMCPTRQDGDMGDDFVGTTACFDACPPDAIQFGNVNDETSDPKKYAANPSRGRTLSSLSVPAASALEEDLEGADDDLESVLDAAEDLDEETLALLLAVEMTGENMGEAPEGEQSIMAEYEQEVLDALEALENHGLDLEDEDLLEELDLEGGEGDAQVVLERFAGAPSSSYKLLEDIGTNPNIQYLGNQPGARAEQREPTGTGVEYEALGYEQVTGDQVELVDNRKDVLDEETVGWTGGSL
- the nrfD gene encoding NrfD/PsrC family molybdoenzyme membrane anchor subunit, whose translation is MSTKTPTEADILRPIKNTSKAYFVLFAVAGLAFATFLAGWAYQLQQGMVVTGLSDWGTGGGVTWGLYIGAFIWWVGIAHGGIILSAAVRLLGMDRYMPVARLAEMLTLAGLSAAGFYVIVHMGRPDRMVTSVLGHYHITVNNSPLVWDVTVITAYFVLTATYLALTLRYDITRLRDDLPNIFEPVYKMMTIGYTKKEDEVIDRMVWWVALAIIIMAPLLLHGGVIPWLFALLPTYPSWFGGIQGPQFLTIALTSAISGVIILSYAFRRAYNWDHIITDDVFRGLLLWLGFFSLLFLWLQLQQLAVGNFFPPVDAQPSSASKLSHPMYVIPMLMVVGVLAFIFATVLRPSLFTKARAIGAALLVLAATLVEKTYFVLSGLWYPTFSIYEATPGDYFPSWIELSSILGTIGMVTLFFLVVTKVVPVVELHAIEHLRGDHGHGHDEAVESATEQEVEA
- a CDS encoding Mrp/NBP35 family ATP-binding protein, which codes for MSITEHEFKIKLEEVEDPDIGEDIVTLGLVNDVAIEDETARISLALNAPYAPSEMELGNQIRELCDEVGLEADLRAHVGEEHGFDDTVLPQVRNVIAVSSGKGGVGKTTVAANLAAGLEKRGAMVGILDADIHGPNVPRILPVEGEPGVMPNEDIVPPRSDGVRVISMGFMMEDDDDPAILRGPMVNKFMLKFLEGVEWGRLDYLIVDLPPGTGDATLNLLQSMPVTGSVVVTTPQEMALDDTRKGVQMFQKHETPVLGVVENMSSFICPSCGDEHGLFGTEGADGIVDKYDVPLLGRIPIHPDFGADGTSGPIVKDDDSEVQDHIEEVVGEIADRIGETNRRTVAEHTPDEPFDTLPTETED
- a CDS encoding cupin domain-containing protein, whose translation is MSLDRYADALADLEPAEGDLESTELVVTDDVLVKAFALGPGAELEAHEHGDSTNVFHVLSGTVTVVQDETTDRVEAPGVVLNERGVVHGARNETDETVVFTASLCPLPS
- a CDS encoding asparagine synthase C-terminal domain-containing protein, encoding MSLRGSSPSVVRGALETGDPLPGGAGFAGVVDGLLVRDVLGRVPLFVDRSGQVSVSDGWAFEPTDLEDPVLVPAGTATSLETLAGDVSRLHSKSPTSAFERRWRLPEPDPEADPDAALESLDRAIRTATDTVRADDRDVAVAFSGGVDSALVAERLDAPLYVVGFPDSHDVEAARSAAAAMDRELTVVELEPADLERAVPAVARAIGRTNAMDVQIALPLSLVGERVAADGYDALAVGQGADELFGGYEKVVHLDHRVDADTTRGAVRESILTLPDQLPRDVLAIEATGLEPVAPLLYDAVVDAALRLPDALLADEERRKRGFRRVAGRYLPEEVTDRNKKAVQYGSLVARELDRLARQNGYKRRIGDHVTKYIESLLDDPVRTATDRDSR
- a CDS encoding PHP domain-containing protein, with product MLSVELHVHSALSYDGRDPVELILEQAEAVGLDAIAITDHDEIDASLEAVRRAPEYGLVGIPGMEISSKAGHILGFGLEEAVPAGLSYESTIDAIHAQGGLAVIPHPFQESRHGVMARVTRDDLEKGDAIEVYNSRLLTGRANRQARRFAKRRDMPMTAGSDAHISEMVGQAITRVDADDRSADAILEAIREGKTSVEGKRTPWHISFRQAAGGVSRRVRSGLVGLFE